One part of the Desulfonema ishimotonii genome encodes these proteins:
- a CDS encoding RnfABCDGE type electron transport complex subunit B — protein MNLVIVGLSASTLFGMAIVICYILGWANKAFHVEVDPRTEAIVATLPGANCGGCGYVGCGDYADAVVNDGAPVDKCPVGGAACAASVASIMGVEVGESFPQRPIVHCGAHYSERKGRTEYRGEMTCKAANMVAGVQGCTYGCLGFGDCTRACKYDAIHIVDGLATVDYDKCIGCGACGSVCPRNIITITPFKKSRILAVGCSNKDTGKDVMAVCEVGCIGCKACARKSDLFKIVDNLPTIDYEAWDEECTPDVMAACEKCSRNRLIFVGEPSAADIAATADKEVPEVVEPDFKTTVDDTEWRG, from the coding sequence ATGAATTTGGTTATCGTAGGTCTTTCTGCTTCGACCCTGTTCGGAATGGCAATTGTCATCTGCTACATACTGGGTTGGGCAAATAAGGCGTTTCATGTTGAGGTGGACCCCCGCACCGAAGCTATTGTGGCAACGCTTCCCGGCGCCAACTGCGGCGGGTGCGGGTATGTGGGATGCGGCGACTATGCCGATGCAGTGGTTAACGACGGCGCGCCCGTGGATAAGTGTCCGGTGGGCGGTGCGGCCTGTGCCGCATCGGTTGCGTCCATTATGGGCGTCGAGGTGGGGGAGAGCTTTCCCCAGCGGCCCATTGTTCACTGCGGTGCCCATTACAGCGAGCGTAAGGGGCGGACCGAGTATCGCGGGGAGATGACGTGCAAGGCGGCCAACATGGTGGCCGGTGTTCAGGGATGTACTTACGGCTGCCTGGGATTCGGCGACTGTACCCGTGCCTGCAAGTACGACGCCATCCATATTGTTGACGGTCTGGCCACCGTGGATTACGACAAATGTATCGGCTGCGGTGCCTGCGGCAGCGTGTGTCCGAGAAATATCATCACCATCACGCCGTTCAAAAAATCCCGGATTCTGGCCGTGGGCTGCTCCAACAAGGACACCGGCAAAGATGTTATGGCCGTGTGTGAGGTGGGCTGTATCGGCTGTAAGGCATGTGCCCGCAAGTCTGATCTGTTCAAGATCGTGGACAACCTGCCGACCATTGATTACGAGGCCTGGGATGAGGAATGTACGCCGGATGTCATGGCTGCCTGTGAGAAATGTTCGCGTAACCGCCTGATCTTCGTGGGCGAGCCGAGCGCGGCAGACATCGCGGCCACGGCCGACAAGGAAGTGCCCGAAGTGGTTGAGCCGGACTTCAAGACCACCGTGGACGACACCGAATGGCGCGGTTAG
- a CDS encoding substrate-binding periplasmic protein, whose protein sequence is MLKANYYRKLFFIGAIWNWLATGSLAVGYKMLFPLLLLFFSAFLSVNADADQTIRVGVYDFPPFFELKDGKPGGIWLDLMKKVFEKAGIRYSIKEYPAKRVIKRIVEGQADVSMVAKGISLLENNTLYSSTAVVNVELSVYTRTDTAVPRNIEALKGKKLLVTRGYSYGGLIKYFKNPENHIVLDAADRHELVFRKLKIKRADYAIGYSATADEILKKIGVSEIQGHPISNFDIFFVISKKTPEYRKVMDNIEKAFTQLKADEK, encoded by the coding sequence ATGCTCAAAGCAAATTATTACCGAAAACTGTTTTTTATCGGGGCAATCTGGAACTGGCTGGCAACCGGTTCTTTGGCTGTCGGATATAAAATGTTGTTCCCATTATTGCTGTTATTCTTTTCAGCCTTTTTATCAGTCAATGCAGATGCCGACCAGACGATCAGAGTCGGAGTATATGACTTTCCTCCTTTTTTTGAATTAAAGGACGGAAAACCCGGTGGCATATGGCTTGATCTTATGAAAAAAGTATTTGAAAAAGCAGGTATCCGGTATTCAATAAAGGAATATCCTGCGAAAAGGGTTATCAAAAGAATAGTTGAGGGGCAGGCAGATGTTTCTATGGTAGCAAAAGGGATATCCTTACTTGAAAACAATACGCTTTACAGCAGTACGGCTGTTGTAAATGTCGAATTAAGCGTCTATACCCGCACTGATACTGCTGTCCCAAGGAATATAGAAGCGCTTAAAGGCAAAAAACTACTTGTTACAAGAGGTTATAGTTACGGAGGACTTATTAAATATTTTAAGAATCCTGAAAATCATATTGTCCTTGATGCAGCAGATAGGCATGAACTTGTTTTCAGAAAGCTGAAGATTAAAAGAGCGGACTATGCCATTGGCTATTCGGCAACAGCAGATGAAATACTGAAAAAGATTGGTGTTTCAGAAATACAGGGTCATCCGATTTCAAATTTTGATATTTTCTTTGTCATTTCAAAAAAGACTCCTGAATATAGAAAAGTAATGGATAATATAGAAAAAGCGTTCACACAGCTTAAAGCCGATGAAAAATAG
- a CDS encoding NAD-dependent epimerase/dehydratase family protein, with the protein MRILVTGAAGYIGGKLVESLCKKAWVEKVVGTDIREPAQGSSGYGFFKQDIREPLEEILDSENVDTVIHTAYVLPPLHDDNLMEDINKGGTRNVLRASVRAGVRQILYTSSTTAYGFHPDNDFPLTEESPLRGNDDFTYARNKREIENIIRSFSTEYPHITLSVVRPCFVVGPGFDNPLARHLKKRIVLLPGHTKPFQFVHEDDLINVMVLLLKNRLGGIYNVAGEGTVTFPEMVNMLGNTPLPLPLRILSPLNSLAWQLRLSAMTEFPSPVMNMMIHPWVATSEKLIRDTGYAFMYDSCEAFKDFVRHVRSHRQS; encoded by the coding sequence ATGAGAATACTTGTTACCGGCGCAGCCGGATATATCGGTGGGAAACTGGTCGAAAGCCTGTGCAAAAAGGCGTGGGTTGAGAAGGTGGTGGGCACGGATATCCGGGAACCGGCTCAGGGGTCTTCAGGGTACGGTTTTTTTAAACAGGACATCCGGGAACCGCTGGAAGAGATTCTGGACTCCGAAAATGTTGATACGGTCATCCACACGGCCTATGTCCTGCCCCCTTTACACGACGATAACCTTATGGAGGACATCAACAAAGGCGGAACCCGGAATGTCCTCAGGGCCTCTGTCAGGGCCGGGGTCCGCCAGATTCTCTATACCAGCTCCACAACAGCCTACGGATTTCATCCGGATAATGATTTCCCCCTGACCGAGGAAAGCCCTTTACGGGGCAACGATGATTTCACCTATGCCAGAAATAAGAGGGAGATTGAGAATATCATTCGGAGCTTTTCCACCGAATATCCCCATATCACCCTCTCTGTCGTCCGCCCCTGTTTTGTGGTGGGTCCCGGATTCGACAATCCCCTGGCCAGACATCTGAAGAAGAGGATTGTTCTCCTTCCCGGCCACACAAAGCCGTTCCAGTTTGTTCACGAAGATGATCTGATCAATGTCATGGTTCTGCTTTTAAAAAACAGACTCGGCGGAATATACAATGTCGCCGGAGAGGGAACCGTCACATTTCCGGAAATGGTGAACATGCTGGGAAACACACCTCTCCCCCTGCCATTGCGGATTCTCTCACCTCTGAACAGCCTAGCCTGGCAGCTCAGGCTTTCTGCCATGACCGAATTTCCAAGTCCGGTCATGAATATGATGATCCATCCCTGGGTGGCAACGTCGGAAAAGCTGATCCGGGATACCGGCTATGCGTTTATGTATGACTCCTGTGAGGCATTTAAAGACTTTGTCCGGCACGTAAGATCACACCGACAATCATAA
- a CDS encoding OmpP1/FadL family transporter, translated as MNMLIQNNQLVLFIIAFSKSLRIFFFITAVLLAAEVCTNAANVDTFGIGSKATALGGAFSAYADDPYAIHYNPAGLTRISRITISGGTHLILADINVGNYHVEGTDSSVNGSKDFSNNSDGLVVPHFGFVYPLSDKLVTGIAAYAPYGLDIEFDDNTAENPGAFNNVHSYYNRMVITPAISYRFSEKISGGFGISVGRSECGVERLLYLPGTSFHEKKVETELEDDFNYSFNAGIMYTPTDSLTLGLTFRSKADADFEGSAEVVGIPGSKTDIESSIDHPAQVQGGIRYQPHSNFSLELDLVWTDWSTVDCYIISFTPPLLGVQTEDVCEREWEDTVQVRIGAEWALNDMVVLRGGYFYDPSPVPDKTFDLQWPDSDKKTYSFGMGLNFGNFSVDSVVQYIITEKNRYIGGESVELNRSYGGQNVSLNADGEIWGFGITFNYVF; from the coding sequence ATGAATATGCTCATACAAAACAACCAACTGGTATTATTTATTATCGCCTTTTCGAAGTCTCTGAGAATATTTTTTTTCATAACCGCTGTGCTGCTGGCAGCAGAAGTGTGTACAAATGCGGCCAACGTGGATACCTTCGGCATCGGATCAAAGGCAACAGCCCTCGGGGGTGCTTTTTCAGCATATGCGGACGACCCCTATGCGATCCATTACAACCCGGCAGGACTGACCCGGATCAGCCGCATCACAATTTCAGGCGGAACCCATCTGATTCTCGCTGACATCAACGTGGGAAACTACCATGTGGAAGGCACCGATTCCTCAGTAAACGGATCAAAAGATTTCTCAAATAATTCGGACGGCCTGGTCGTTCCCCATTTCGGGTTTGTTTACCCTCTGTCCGACAAACTGGTAACCGGGATCGCTGCCTATGCGCCCTACGGCCTCGACATCGAATTTGATGACAACACCGCAGAGAATCCGGGGGCCTTCAACAACGTACATTCCTACTATAACCGAATGGTGATCACTCCGGCCATCTCGTACAGGTTCAGCGAAAAGATTTCCGGCGGTTTCGGAATCTCCGTCGGCAGGTCCGAATGTGGCGTGGAACGGCTTCTCTACCTGCCCGGCACGTCTTTTCATGAGAAAAAAGTGGAGACAGAGCTGGAGGACGATTTTAACTATTCGTTCAATGCGGGAATCATGTATACGCCCACAGATTCCCTGACCCTGGGGCTGACCTTCAGGAGCAAGGCCGACGCAGATTTTGAAGGGAGTGCGGAGGTCGTGGGCATACCCGGTTCCAAAACGGATATCGAATCATCCATTGACCACCCGGCCCAGGTTCAGGGGGGCATCCGGTATCAGCCCCACAGCAATTTTTCCCTGGAATTGGACTTGGTCTGGACAGACTGGAGTACCGTAGATTGTTATATAATCAGTTTCACCCCTCCGTTACTGGGCGTTCAGACCGAGGACGTATGTGAAAGAGAGTGGGAGGATACGGTCCAGGTCAGAATCGGTGCGGAATGGGCTCTGAACGATATGGTTGTCTTGCGGGGCGGGTATTTTTACGATCCGTCTCCGGTTCCGGATAAAACATTTGATCTGCAATGGCCGGATTCGGATAAAAAGACCTATTCTTTCGGGATGGGACTCAATTTCGGAAATTTCTCCGTAGACAGTGTGGTTCAATATATCATTACGGAGAAAAACAGATATATCGGCGGTGAAAGCGTCGAACTGAATCGCAGTTATGGCGGGCAAAACGTCTCTCTGAACGCGGACGGGGAAATCTGGGGATTCGGAATTACCTTTAATTACGTTTTTTAG
- a CDS encoding electron transport complex protein RnfA, translating into MLTYLIDIFLIGISAALINNFVLHYFVGICPFVGVSRKISTAFGMGCAVIFVISIASVISWTITTFILMPGAPLSKWVAGFFMTPEMAAQTDLTILSYIVYIFAIASSVQFVEMYVRKFFPPLYKALGVYLPLITTNCAILFACLIIMSKIVGVDNPADVWDLGRALTLGAGGGVGFTIAIVIMAGLREDLDLCDVPGPFKGVPITLIVAGILAMGFMGFTGVDSGLKKAMMSKPAVAEQAQSAQDAGK; encoded by the coding sequence TATCTGATTGACATATTTCTTATCGGCATCAGTGCAGCCCTGATCAACAACTTCGTGCTGCACTACTTTGTGGGCATCTGCCCGTTTGTCGGCGTCTCCCGGAAAATCAGCACCGCCTTTGGCATGGGCTGCGCCGTTATCTTCGTTATTTCCATTGCGTCCGTCATCAGCTGGACCATCACCACCTTCATCCTCATGCCCGGCGCGCCCCTCTCCAAATGGGTGGCCGGTTTCTTCATGACGCCTGAGATGGCGGCGCAGACGGACCTGACAATCCTGAGCTATATCGTCTACATCTTCGCCATTGCCTCATCTGTGCAGTTTGTGGAGATGTATGTGCGGAAGTTCTTTCCGCCCCTGTACAAGGCCCTGGGCGTTTATCTGCCCCTGATCACCACCAACTGCGCCATCCTCTTTGCCTGTCTGATCATCATGAGCAAGATCGTCGGCGTGGACAACCCGGCGGATGTCTGGGATCTGGGCCGTGCCCTGACCCTGGGCGCAGGCGGCGGCGTCGGTTTCACCATCGCCATCGTGATTATGGCCGGTCTCCGTGAGGATCTGGATCTGTGCGATGTGCCCGGACCTTTCAAAGGCGTTCCCATCACCCTGATTGTCGCCGGTATTCTGGCAATGGGTTTTATGGGATTTACCGGCGTGGATTCCGGTCTGAAAAAGGCCATGATGTCCAAACCGGCCGTTGCGGAACAGGCTCAGTCTGCCCAGGATGCGGGAAAATAA
- a CDS encoding MBL fold metallo-hydrolase: protein MIEEIQPNICRIEVPLPGLPLKSLNSYLIRSDERNLIIDTGLNCDESFEAMKAGMEKLGVNPAQTDFFISHHHADHIGLVPRLASESSKVYMSRHDAAIIQSWQGFDSIVSYSENHGFPKNRLSSAFKQYAGIRFGSEIFRNLIISEDGDPLCLGEYYFRCVHTPGHTGGHMCLYEPQHKILFSGDHVLMDISSNIQCFRDTDNPLKDYFDSLDKVSRLEVSLVLPGHRRIFSDHRKRITGLISHHKKRLDEILDILNGSPRSAYETASEMTWDFRADSWTDFPIAHQWFATGEALAHLRYLEEDGRVIRENNKTELRRFLRRS, encoded by the coding sequence ATGATTGAGGAAATACAACCAAATATCTGCCGCATCGAAGTTCCGCTGCCGGGACTTCCTCTGAAATCCTTAAACTCCTATCTCATCAGGTCTGATGAAAGAAATCTTATCATTGACACGGGCCTCAATTGTGATGAATCCTTTGAGGCCATGAAAGCGGGAATGGAAAAACTGGGAGTCAACCCGGCTCAGACCGATTTTTTCATCTCCCATCACCATGCGGATCATATCGGCCTTGTGCCAAGACTGGCATCGGAGAGTTCAAAAGTTTATATGAGCCGGCATGATGCCGCAATTATTCAGTCATGGCAAGGCTTTGATTCGATTGTATCATATTCGGAAAATCACGGTTTTCCGAAAAACAGACTGTCATCAGCGTTTAAACAGTATGCCGGTATCAGATTCGGTTCGGAAATATTTCGCAATCTGATCATTTCGGAGGATGGTGATCCCCTGTGCTTAGGCGAATATTATTTCAGGTGCGTTCATACCCCGGGGCATACAGGAGGTCATATGTGTCTGTATGAGCCGCAACATAAGATCCTTTTTTCAGGGGATCATGTTCTTATGGATATCTCCTCCAATATCCAATGCTTCAGAGATACGGACAACCCTTTGAAAGACTATTTTGACAGCCTGGATAAGGTAAGCAGATTGGAGGTCAGTCTGGTGTTGCCCGGCCACCGCCGCATTTTCTCAGATCACAGGAAACGTATCACCGGACTGATTTCCCACCATAAAAAACGACTGGATGAGATTCTGGATATTCTGAACGGCAGTCCCCGAAGTGCCTATGAAACCGCATCGGAAATGACCTGGGATTTCAGGGCTGACTCATGGACAGATTTTCCCATTGCCCATCAGTGGTTTGCCACCGGAGAAGCTCTGGCCCATCTGAGATACCTTGAAGAAGACGGGCGGGTTATAAGGGAAAATAATAAAACTGAACTTCGGAGATTTCTCCGCAGGTCGTAA
- a CDS encoding SDR family oxidoreductase encodes MGIKGRKSILITGAASGIGRETALLFARKGWFVGLFDLDQEGLASLESEIGEQNVCRQRTDVTDAEQMRRSADRFAEVTGGRLDVLFNNAGIIRMGTNDRISISAQHQVVDVNIKGVLNGIHCALGYLRQTPGARIISMSSASAIYGIPEMAVYSATKHAVRALTESLDIELEPSGIAVSDILVPFVKTPLITDAPARAYSIDRMGVRITPARVAETVWKAAHGKKLHWKISPQLHTLLAIFQVFPFARRLIIKKLAMTPLPLNS; translated from the coding sequence ATGGGAATTAAGGGGAGAAAGAGCATACTGATTACGGGGGCAGCCTCCGGCATCGGCCGGGAAACCGCCCTGCTTTTTGCCAGAAAGGGGTGGTTTGTCGGCCTCTTCGACCTGGATCAGGAGGGACTTGCATCCCTTGAGTCCGAAATCGGTGAGCAAAACGTCTGTCGGCAACGGACAGATGTTACGGATGCGGAGCAGATGCGCCGGTCGGCGGACCGCTTTGCCGAAGTTACCGGCGGCCGGTTGGATGTGCTGTTTAACAATGCCGGTATCATCAGAATGGGGACCAACGACCGCATCAGCATCAGCGCACAGCATCAGGTGGTGGATGTGAATATTAAGGGGGTTCTCAATGGTATTCACTGCGCCCTCGGTTATCTGAGGCAGACCCCCGGCGCCCGGATTATCAGCATGTCTTCGGCCTCGGCCATCTACGGCATTCCGGAGATGGCTGTGTACTCAGCCACAAAACATGCGGTCCGCGCCCTGACCGAGTCTCTGGATATCGAGCTTGAGCCCAGCGGTATTGCGGTCAGTGATATTCTGGTCCCTTTTGTCAAAACCCCGCTGATCACCGATGCCCCCGCCAGAGCTTACAGTATTGACCGGATGGGCGTCCGTATCACACCGGCCCGGGTGGCCGAGACGGTGTGGAAGGCAGCTCACGGAAAGAAATTGCACTGGAAGATCAGCCCTCAGCTCCATACGCTGCTGGCCATTTTTCAGGTATTCCCCTTTGCCAGACGCCTGATTATCAAAAAACTGGCCATGACGCCCCTTCCTTTAAACAGTTAA
- a CDS encoding thiolase family protein — protein sequence MSNVYIIGLGMIRFTKYPDRGVRDMAHEVTRLALGDAGLDKSDLQAAFFANTFWGMFNRQHSIRGQVIMRSMGIDAIPVTNVENACAGASTALHLAYTGIRAGMFDVALALGSEKISHPDKAKSLGAYATCMDVENFEHHLQNIAAVNKAFDINIPEGQTPPGQGRSVFMDAYAMGARWHMSRFGTTQEQLAKICSKNHFHGSLNPLAQYQNTMTVEEVLADSPVTYPLTRSMCAPVGDGAAAAIVCSEDYLKKLKNPRPLKILASVLGSGTDRDIDGEDIGERLAKQAYEIAGVGPRDISLAELHDATSYGELHQTEAMGFCPLGEGGPYAESGATMLGGKQPVNISGGLETRGHPIGASGLAQIYEIGLQLRGDAGKRQVEGARIGLAENGGGNIGLEEAAMCIHILEKA from the coding sequence GTGACCCGGCTGGCGCTTGGGGATGCGGGGCTGGATAAGTCCGACCTTCAGGCCGCCTTTTTTGCCAACACCTTCTGGGGCATGTTCAACAGGCAGCATTCCATAAGAGGGCAGGTAATCATGCGCTCCATGGGGATAGACGCCATACCGGTGACCAATGTGGAGAACGCCTGTGCCGGAGCCTCCACCGCCCTTCATCTGGCATATACAGGGATACGGGCGGGAATGTTTGACGTTGCCCTGGCTCTGGGATCGGAAAAGATATCCCATCCGGATAAAGCCAAATCCCTGGGGGCTTATGCCACCTGCATGGATGTGGAGAACTTTGAGCATCACCTTCAGAATATCGCGGCAGTGAATAAGGCATTCGATATAAATATTCCCGAAGGCCAGACCCCGCCCGGCCAGGGGCGGAGCGTCTTCATGGATGCCTACGCCATGGGGGCCAGGTGGCACATGAGCCGGTTCGGCACCACCCAGGAACAGTTGGCGAAGATCTGTTCCAAAAATCACTTCCACGGCTCTCTCAACCCCCTGGCCCAGTATCAGAACACCATGACCGTTGAAGAGGTTTTGGCGGACAGCCCCGTCACCTATCCGCTGACCCGGTCCATGTGCGCACCCGTGGGTGACGGAGCGGCTGCGGCCATTGTCTGTTCCGAAGATTATCTGAAAAAACTCAAAAATCCGCGCCCCCTGAAAATCCTTGCCTCCGTACTCGGCTCAGGGACCGACCGGGACATTGACGGAGAGGACATCGGCGAGCGCCTGGCAAAGCAGGCATATGAGATTGCAGGCGTCGGCCCCCGGGACATCAGCCTGGCCGAACTCCATGATGCCACCTCTTACGGTGAACTGCACCAGACAGAGGCCATGGGGTTCTGTCCCCTTGGCGAAGGCGGGCCGTATGCCGAATCGGGCGCAACCATGCTCGGCGGCAAACAGCCGGTCAATATCAGCGGGGGGCTGGAAACCCGCGGCCATCCCATCGGGGCATCCGGACTGGCCCAGATCTACGAGATCGGTCTCCAACTGCGGGGCGATGCCGGAAAACGCCAGGTGGAAGGGGCCCGCATCGGTCTGGCGGAAAACGGCGGCGGGAACATCGGCCTGGAAGAGGCCGCCATGTGTATCCATATTTTGGAGAAAGCGTAG